AAATTCGTTCCATGATGAAAAACTTTTCTGAATTTTTGATGTTACATCAAAGACTTCTTTCATATAACGTTGTTCATCTATCCATCCTGCTAAATAGTAATCCGCTAATAAATGATTTGCTCGACTTAAATCCCATGCGAGAATCGCATTGTTGCCAAAATCAAGAAGAGCATCATGCATTACTCTCATTTTAGGCAGTAATTTTTTATCAGTGAGATTTTCGAATAATGTTTGCCAGTTTTGCTCTGTATCTAAATTTATGACATTTTCAGTTAGATGATTAAACTCCTGGAGAAATTGTTCGTTATGGCGGCCATCAACAAGTGACTGGACCATCTCCATACCCGCAGATATGTCTTTTACCCCCCAGAATCGTTTACAACGACCTTTTGCAGTAAAACGATTATCTTTATTATACTCATGGCCCGCTAATAACCGATAATCACCGCGATTTAATACTGTAATTACAAGGTGCGTTCCATTAACATAACGCATCGTATCATTTAGCAGTGGAGCATTGTCTCTTTTTTTACGTTTTCTTTTTACATCCATCCACGCCCACGTCAGAGCAACAGGAACAGTAACAGCAAGTCCTAGCAAAATATATTTATCCATAATTATTCCAATCAATGATATGCTGATGAAGATCGTTAAGAATATAGAATGACAACCAGACAAAAAAGTCCTTAAACAGACCTCTTCTATTTAGAATTATTTTATTTAAATTAACAGATTAAAAATAATGGAATAACAATAAATTCAATTACCGGATCGGGTATTTCAACCACAATCCGGCATTGCGCATAAATCTTATCGACGACGCCCCAACTTCACCGCTTTCAGCACCACAAATTTATTATTCGTGGCAATAGTGGTGCAGTTGCCGAAAATTTT
The DNA window shown above is from Escherichia sp. E4742 and carries:
- a CDS encoding DUF1266 domain-containing protein, producing MDKYILLGLAVTVPVALTWAWMDVKRKRKKRDNAPLLNDTMRYVNGTHLVITVLNRGDYRLLAGHEYNKDNRFTAKGRCKRFWGVKDISAGMEMVQSLVDGRHNEQFLQEFNHLTENVINLDTEQNWQTLFENLTDKKLLPKMRVMHDALLDFGNNAILAWDLSRANHLLADYYLAGWIDEQRYMKEVFDVTSKIQKSFSSWNEFNKSYLYGYLWWSGEDQQHDLKKLGCYHNRVVIINKHQDVANSPFKLDWNTPLKIEKSPYA